In one Tripterygium wilfordii isolate XIE 37 chromosome 22, ASM1340144v1, whole genome shotgun sequence genomic region, the following are encoded:
- the LOC119991492 gene encoding zinc finger BED domain-containing protein RICESLEEPER 2-like: protein MARTKRKNMGPPQPIPPPVEQVEEVDNSHSSEEKLTPSSHQTSGASSTATKPKKRKEISEAWAHYDRIVIEGQDLKAKCKHCGAKCMVDPNKHGTKNLKIHVKKCKVLLSQKSPMDNYTISHDGDTTSNEMRLHKFDSNMIRAALIEWIICEELLFRIVKSKKFKEFCKVMEPRYVVPSRMTVARHIFKTYNAQKEKLKEALKGSVGRLHKRIISFCMVEDHKGEGIEKQLEKVTKEWGIEKIMCITVDNASANEDTSLILNIIVKFGLQKCIISVERIKNAVKYVRLSPKRLSKFLECTKQVGVICTKSLCLDVATRWNSIYLMLEVTVEYEFVFDRLHDEDLGNRNSFPNDIVFQAIQDHLKNAQIDNYKVISEIAGEMMVKYDQYFGNILKVSMLVYVALVLDPRSKLDIFKRFLQLAFDEKTSDELYEGTKKLLQDLYKKYHSILGAPQSQSSVSQVSKRNDTSSSSSTSSTRVSNAWDIVCDHTECATSLSKYELDKYLVDDRETSLNDFDLLNF from the exons ATGGCTAGAACTAAAAGGAAGAATATGGGTCCTCCACAACCAATACCTCCTCCTGTGGAACAAGTAGAAGAAGTAGACAATTCACATTCTTCTGAAGAGAAGCTTACGCCTTCGAGTCACCAAACTAGTGGTGCTTCTTCAACAGCCACGAAacctaaaaaaagaaaggaaatatcAGAAGCATGGGCGCATTATGATAGAATAGTGATTGAAGGGCAGGACCTAAAAGCTAAGTGCAAGCATTGTGGTGCGAAGTGCATGGTTGATCCAAACAAACATGGAACGAAGAATTTGAAGATACACGTCAAGAAGTGCAAAGTTTTATTGTCACAAAAAAGTCCAATGGACAACTACACCATATCTCATGATGGTGATACTACAAGCAATGAAATGAGGCTTCACAAATTTGATTCTAATATGATTCGTGCCGCTCTCATTGAGTGGATTATTTGCGAAGAGCTACTGTTCAGAATTGTTAAAAGCAAGAAATTCAAAGAGTTTTGTAAGGTTATGGAGCCACGATATGTAGTACCGTCGCGTATGACAGTTGCCAGACACATCTTCAAGACTTATAATGCTCAGAAGGAGAAATTAAAAGAGGCTTTAAAAGGTTCTGTTGGCCGA TTGCACAAGAGGATCATTAGCTTTTGTATGGTTGAGGACCACAAGGGTGAGGGCATTGAGAAACAACTTGAGAAGGTGACTAAAGAGTGGGGGATAGAAAAGATCATGTGCATAACTGTTGATAATGCTTCTGCAAATGAAG ATACTTCGCTCATATTGAATATCATCGTGAAATTTGGATTACAGAAGTGTATTATTTCAgttgaaagaataaaaaatgcAGTGAAATATGTGAGATTGTCTCCTAAGAGGCTTTCTAAGTTCTTGGAGTGTACGAAACAAGTTGGAGTTATTTGTACTAAATCTTTGTGCCTTGATGTGGCTACAAGATGGAACTCTATTTATTTGATGTTGGAGGTTACTGTGGAGTATGAGTTTGTGTTTGATCGCTTACATGATGAAGATTTGGGTAATCGAAACTCTTTCCCAAATGACATTGTT tttcaaGCAATTCAAGATCACTTGAAAAATGCTCAAATTGACAATTACAAAGTGATTTCAGAGATAGCGGGAGAGATGATGGTGAAATATGATCAATATTTTGGAAACATTTTAAAGGTGAGTATGTTAGTCTATGTTGCGTTGGTGCTTGATCCAAGGAGTAAGTTGGATATTTTCAAACGGTTTTTACAGCTAGCGTTTGATGAGAAAACTAGTGACGAATTGTATGAGGGGACAAAAAAATTGTTACAAGACTTATATAAGAAATATCATTCAATTTTAGGAGCTCCTCAATCACAATCAAGTGTCTCACAAGTATCTAAAAGAAATGATACAAGTTCGTCGTCATCTACATCAAGCACGCGGGTTTCCAACGCGTGGGATATAGTTTGTGACCACACTGAGTGTGCCACTTCCCTTTCTAAATATGAGTTAGATAAGTACTTGGTTGATGATCGCGAGACATCATTAAACgactttgatttattgaacttttGA